The window CGATGTCCCCGTTACCGAACTGCCCGGCAGCATCAACGCCGCCGGTAACGTCGTGCTGGCGAACGACTACGGGGCCTACGTCCACGCCGACCTCTCCCGGGAGGCCGTCCAGGTCGTCAAAGAGGCTCTCGACGTGCCGGTCGAACGCGGCGATCTCGCTGGCGTCAGGACGATCGGAACGGCCGCCGTCGCGACCAACACCGGCGTACTCTGTCACCCGAAGGCGACCGACGCCGAACTCGACCACCTCGAGGCGGCGCTGGACGTACGAGCGGACGTCGGGACGATCAACTACGGCGCCCCCCTCGTCGGCTCGGGGTTGCTGGCGAACGAGCACGGCTACGCCGTCGGCCGCGATACGACGGGGCCGGAACTCGGCCGCATCGAGGACGCGCTGGGCTACATCGACTGACGGCTTTTCTTGCCCTTCGCTGCTGCTGACACCGTCTGATACGTCGAAATCCGGGCCACCGGTACGTCCATCTCGAGCGATAGCGGTTCGCTCCAGACGTCAAAAGGCGAACTACTTTCACCGGCGGCCTCGAGGGGCCGCTATGAACGCTCAGTACTGCCCCGACTGCGGCGCGGAGGTCGCTACCGGCAGTCGATACTGTTCGAACTGTGGAGAACGAATTACGGCGGTCACGCAGTCACCGACGCAGACGACAGACCCTGGTTACGCGCATGCTGCCGAAAAAGACACCACCTTTGCCGCCATCACGCACGTTCTCGCATTGTTCACGTGGGTGCTCGGCCCGCTGATCGTGTTGCTCGTGACCGACGACGCCTTCGTCCACGAGAACGCCCGGAACGCGTTGAACTGGCAGATCATGTTCACGGTGTACATGATCATCTCGGGGATTCTGGTTTTCGTCCTGATCGGGATTCCGCTCATCATCATTATCCCGTTGCTGGACATGGTGTTCTGCATTATCGCGGCCCTCAAGGCGAACGAGGGGGAGGCCTGGCGGTATCCCGCGACCCCCGATATCGTTTAGTCGCCGGTGGAATCGCTCACCCGTTCGAACCGGTGGCGAACGATCTCGCTCTCGTCGTGCCACTCGAAGTCGTCGTGGGCGCGCTCGAGCAACTTCCGGTAGGCCTCGAGATCCGGCACCCCCTCTTTTTTGGCGTCCTCGTCGGTCAGATCGCCGAGTCGTCGCTCGGTGATGGAGGTGACTTCGAACTGTTCGCCCTCGACGGTGAACGTATCGCCTTCCTCGGCGTAGGCGTGTCCGCGGTGGATCTGGCTTACCTCGCCCTCGAGCGCCTGGGTTCGCATTCTGGGCGACGGCAACAGGGTGTCTGGATCGAGTTCGGTCATAGCCGTTCGTTCGCCGGGGAGCGCAAAAACGCTTGAGCCTACTCGGCGCTCGCTGTTTCGCCGTCCGATTCTTGCTGGGCTCGAGGAGCGCTCGCACGACTGGGGAAGGGAACATTCTTCCGACTGCCTGACGGACGGCTAGCCATGCGAACAAACACGAGCTACGAGGCGACGCGTCCAGTCACTGCCGCTCGAACCGAGGTGGCCGAGTGATGGGTGCCAGCCAACAGCAGCTCCAGGAACTCTCCCAGCAGCTACAGGAGATCCAGGAACAGATCGAACTCCTTCGAGAGGACGTCGAAGCCGTCCGCGACCAGCAGGACGCCGTCGACGAGGCGACCGACGCGATCGAACAGCTCGAGTCCGGCTCGACGGTGCAGGTACCCCTCGGCGGCGGTGCCTACGTCCGGGCGACGATCGAGGACATCGACGAAGTGATCGTCGAACTCGGCGCCGACTACGCCCTCGAGCGCGATCAGGAGGGTGCTATCGAGACGCTCGAGCACAAGAAGGATCGACTCGACGACCGTATCGAGGAGCTCGAAGACCAGATCAGCGAGCTCGAAGCCGAGAGCGGCCAGCTCGAACAGCAGGCTCAGCAGCTCCAGCAGCAGGCGATGCAACAGCAGATGCAGCAGATGCAGCAGGGTCAAGAACAGAGCCCTGACGAGTAAGGGAGCCGACGCCCATGTTCGACAACCTGAAGGAGAAACTCGGGAGCTTCCGGAAGGAAGCCGAAGCGGCCGCCGACGAGAACGTCGAAGATGTCGACGAGTCCGAACTGGAGGACAACGACCTCGAGGAGCCGGTCGATGCCCCGGCCGACGATGCGCCGGTCGACGAGGTGACTGCGGACGAACCGACCACTGACGCATCGGATGCCCCGTCGGAAACGGCAAGTGCTGGGGCAGCCGATGCCCAGGCGGCCCCGACGAGCGTTGATGAGCGAGCGTCGGCGAGCGTCGGCGACGAACTCGAGCGTGCCGACGACGTGGCCGAGCGCGATCCTGTCGATGCTGCCGATGTGCCCGCCGACGACGGTGGCGACGAAGCCGATGTCGCTGGCGACACCGACGAAACTGACGACGACAACGGCACCGGCTTCGGCCGCAAAGCCCGCTCGCTCGTCCGCGGGAAGTTCGTCATCGAGGAGGACGACCTCGAGGGGCCCCTGCACGAACTCGAACTCGCCTTGCTCTCGAGCGACGTCGAGATGGGCGTCGCCGAGGAGATTCTCGACAACATCCGCGACGAACTGATCGGTGAGACGCGGACGTTCACCACCTCGACGGGGGCCGTCGTCGAGGAAGCCCTCCGCGATGCGATTTACGACGTGATCAGCGTCGGCCAGTTCGACTTCGACGAGCGGGTCGCCATCGAGGACAAACCCCTCGTCATCATCTTCACGGGCGTCAACGGCGTCGGCAAGACGACGTCGATCGCCAAACTCGACCGCTATTTCGAGGAGCGGGGCTACTCGACCGTGATGGCCAACGGCGACACCTATCGGGCCGGGGCGAACGAACAGATCGCCGAACACGCCCGGGCGCGGGACACGAAGCTCATCGCCCACGACCAGGGGGGCGACCCCGCTGCGGTGCTGTACGACGCCGTCGAGTACGCCAACGCGAACGACATCGACGTCGTCCTCGGCGACACGGCGGGTCGTCTTCACACGAACGAAGGCCTGATGGATCAACTCGAGAAGATCGGCCGCGTGGTCGATCCCGACATGACGCTGTTCGTCGACGAGGCCGTCGCCGGCCAGGACGCGGTCAACCGCGCTCGCGAATTCAACGAGGCCGCCGAGGTCGACGGCACGATTCTGACGAAAGCCGACGCCGACTCGAACGGCGGCGCGGCCATTTCGGTCGCCCACGTGACCGGAAAACCGATTCTGTTCCTGGGTGTCGGCCAGGGCTACGACGACCTCGAGCGCTTCGACCCCGACACGATGGTCGATCGGTTGCTCGCTGACGAGTAGTGGTTGCCCCGATTTCCACTCGAGATACGATCATACGGTCATTTGTCGTTTCTTCCCGGTGAGACCCAATACCGTGTGTGGCTACCGGTAAGCAGGTACACCCACTCGTATCAATTCTCGTCGACGTGATTCGACGCGACCCCGAGCGTCGCCGTAATCCGAACGGCCTCCTCGACGCTGATGTCGACGTCGTAGACGCTGTCGGCGGGGGCGTGGACGATGAACCCGTTCGTCATCGGGTTCGGACCGAGCGGGATCATGACCGTCTGCATCTCCGTCGAGTTCACGGAGGCTTCGATCGCCGCGGGGGTGTCGGCGGTCAGAAACCCGAGCACGTAGGTGTCCTGGTGGGGGAACTCGACGAGTTTGACGTCCTCGAACTGATCGACGTCGTCGTCAACCAGGACGTTGCTGGCCTGGCGAACGCTCGTGTAGATCGTCCCCACGCCCGGAATCGTCTCGATCGTTCGGTGGAACCACCGGGAGAGGTATCGACCGGGCGTGTACTCCGCGGCGAACCCGACGAGGAGGAAGAAGGCGATCAGCGACCCGACCGTCACCGCCTGCATGACCTCTCGCGGCGGCTCGTTGGCCCAGACGTAGTCGACGCCGGCGACCACCGGCGAGAGCAGGCTGAGAACGAACTCGAGGACGACGAGCAGGACGATGAGCGTGACGATGATCGGAATCGTGATCACGACCCCGTTGACGAACCAGCGTCGCAGCCGCGACGACAGCGCCTTCATATGCCCGGCGTTCAACACCTACCTATGAAATTCGTTCGGCCTGGTGTGAATCGGCCTGTCGACATGAATGTGCCGGCGAGCGCTGCCGTGTCGACAAGCCGACGAATGCGGCTGCGTCGATTACGGTAGGCGGTAGGCAGTCTCTAATCGAGCGTCGCCGCTGTAACTCAGGGAACAGCTCTTTTGGCCGCCACCTCGTCAATTGACGTATGTCGGAGACGCCTCCGCGACTCGTGTACGACGACGACTGCGGCTTCTGCACCTGGTGTGCCGAGTACGCCGACGCTCGTGGGGAGTTCGAACTCGTCGGCTTCGAGGAACTCAGCCCCGACCAGCTCGCCCGCCTCCCCGACGACTACGAGAACTGCGCCCACCTTCTGACCGAGGATCGGGTGTACTCCTGTGGCGAAGCCCTCGAGGAAGCGGTGGCTCGCCTCGAGTCCCCGTCGAAGTACGCGGCTCGGGGGCTTCGCCGACTGCCGGCCCACGAGCGGATACGGGAACGGGGGTATCGGCTCGTCGCGGACAATCGCGTGTTGTTCGGGAAGGTCGCCAGGCGGGATCCGCCGGCTCGTCAATGAGTCGGTGATCCGGACGCTCGATGTCATCAATACTGGAAGCGGTATCGTCCTCTAAAACTCCAAACTCTATATCAAATAACTACAGATTCTATACCACGTGGTCGCCTCGAGGTAAGCTCACGCGGTCGGTGTCGTCTCCGTAACCTGCGCCAGAAACGTCCGAATCCGGTCGGTAACGCGCTCGTCCTCCTCGATGAAACAGCCGTGGGAGCCCCCCTCGAGTTCGAGATACTCGCTTCCCGGCACGCGTTCGGCGAGCAGCCGGCCGTTCTCGACCGGCACGATGCGGTCGTCCGTGCCGTGGATGACCAGCGTCGGCACGCGGAGGCGTTCCAGCCGGTCGTGCACGTCCATTCGCTCGAGCGCGCCGAGCTGGGCCTCGAGCGCCGGATCGTCGGGATCGTGGACGAGCCGCCACTCGACGAGGCGATCCATGAGGTGAGGGTTGCGGTTGGTGAAGCGCTCGCTGAAGAACGGCCGCGTCCGCTCGCGGATCGCCTCCCGTTTCGAGCCCGACGTGGCGAGTAGCCGGTCACGAACGTCGTCGTCCATCGCGACCGCATCCTCACCACCAGGAGTCGTCCCGACGAGCGTCAGCGAGGCCGCCCGCCGGTACTCGAGCGCGTAACGCTGGGCGATCAGCCCGCCGAGGTCGACCCCGACGAGGTGGGCATTGTGTACGCCGGCGTCCTCGAGCACGGCTTCGAGGTCGGCAGCGAGGGTGTCGCCGTCGTAGCTGAACCGGCCCCGGAGGAGCGGCGAGCGAAGCCGCCGGGGCAGGCTGGGGAAAACCGGGGGGAGACCGGCGTCCGATCGACCCGTGCCGCGCGTGTCGGGGGCGAACAGGTCGTATCCTGCCAGCCCCTCGCGCTGCCAGCGCCACTGCCAGCGACCGGTACCAACTCCCTGCAGGAAGACGACGGGATCGCCTTCGCCGCGATCGTGATCGTAGTAGATGGACACCCCATCTCGCGTGACGGTTGGCATACCTCCACTGAGGATCCGAGCCCTCTTGAAAGCTCGAGACGGTAATCCGTGTGTTTATCCACTCCCGGTTGAATGTTCGGAGTGATGAAACGGCTCCACGCGCGATACCCGTTCCTCGAGGGGGCTCGCGAGGCCGTCGCCACCGAAGCGGTCGACCTGGCGACGGTCGTCGAGCAGGACGAGGCGGTCGTCGACCGCGCCCGTGAGCGGGTGCTCGCCGCCATCGAGGACGGCGACGT of the Natronosalvus vescus genome contains:
- a CDS encoding translation initiation factor IF-6, whose amino-acid sequence is MLRAAFGGSSYIGVFARTTDTHLFVRPDAEDDLVTDLADELDVEPVQTTVGGSSTVGALATGNENGVLVSSRVLEYERERLEEALDVPVTELPGSINAAGNVVLANDYGAYVHADLSREAVQVVKEALDVPVERGDLAGVRTIGTAAVATNTGVLCHPKATDAELDHLEAALDVRADVGTINYGAPLVGSGLLANEHGYAVGRDTTGPELGRIEDALGYID
- a CDS encoding DUF4870 domain-containing protein, whose amino-acid sequence is MNAQYCPDCGAEVATGSRYCSNCGERITAVTQSPTQTTDPGYAHAAEKDTTFAAITHVLALFTWVLGPLIVLLVTDDAFVHENARNALNWQIMFTVYMIISGILVFVLIGIPLIIIIPLLDMVFCIIAALKANEGEAWRYPATPDIV
- a CDS encoding ASCH domain-containing protein; amino-acid sequence: MTELDPDTLLPSPRMRTQALEGEVSQIHRGHAYAEEGDTFTVEGEQFEVTSITERRLGDLTDEDAKKEGVPDLEAYRKLLERAHDDFEWHDESEIVRHRFERVSDSTGD
- the pfdA gene encoding prefoldin subunit alpha; this encodes MGASQQQLQELSQQLQEIQEQIELLREDVEAVRDQQDAVDEATDAIEQLESGSTVQVPLGGGAYVRATIEDIDEVIVELGADYALERDQEGAIETLEHKKDRLDDRIEELEDQISELEAESGQLEQQAQQLQQQAMQQQMQQMQQGQEQSPDE
- the ftsY gene encoding signal recognition particle-docking protein FtsY, translated to MFDNLKEKLGSFRKEAEAAADENVEDVDESELEDNDLEEPVDAPADDAPVDEVTADEPTTDASDAPSETASAGAADAQAAPTSVDERASASVGDELERADDVAERDPVDAADVPADDGGDEADVAGDTDETDDDNGTGFGRKARSLVRGKFVIEEDDLEGPLHELELALLSSDVEMGVAEEILDNIRDELIGETRTFTTSTGAVVEEALRDAIYDVISVGQFDFDERVAIEDKPLVIIFTGVNGVGKTTSIAKLDRYFEERGYSTVMANGDTYRAGANEQIAEHARARDTKLIAHDQGGDPAAVLYDAVEYANANDIDVVLGDTAGRLHTNEGLMDQLEKIGRVVDPDMTLFVDEAVAGQDAVNRAREFNEAAEVDGTILTKADADSNGGAAISVAHVTGKPILFLGVGQGYDDLERFDPDTMVDRLLADE
- a CDS encoding DUF502 domain-containing protein; amino-acid sequence: MKALSSRLRRWFVNGVVITIPIIVTLIVLLVVLEFVLSLLSPVVAGVDYVWANEPPREVMQAVTVGSLIAFFLLVGFAAEYTPGRYLSRWFHRTIETIPGVGTIYTSVRQASNVLVDDDVDQFEDVKLVEFPHQDTYVLGFLTADTPAAIEASVNSTEMQTVMIPLGPNPMTNGFIVHAPADSVYDVDISVEEAVRITATLGVASNHVDEN
- a CDS encoding thiol-disulfide oxidoreductase DCC family protein; this encodes MSETPPRLVYDDDCGFCTWCAEYADARGEFELVGFEELSPDQLARLPDDYENCAHLLTEDRVYSCGEALEEAVARLESPSKYAARGLRRLPAHERIRERGYRLVADNRVLFGKVARRDPPARQ
- a CDS encoding alpha/beta fold hydrolase, which produces MPTVTRDGVSIYYDHDRGEGDPVVFLQGVGTGRWQWRWQREGLAGYDLFAPDTRGTGRSDAGLPPVFPSLPRRLRSPLLRGRFSYDGDTLAADLEAVLEDAGVHNAHLVGVDLGGLIAQRYALEYRRAASLTLVGTTPGGEDAVAMDDDVRDRLLATSGSKREAIRERTRPFFSERFTNRNPHLMDRLVEWRLVHDPDDPALEAQLGALERMDVHDRLERLRVPTLVIHGTDDRIVPVENGRLLAERVPGSEYLELEGGSHGCFIEEDERVTDRIRTFLAQVTETTPTA